A window of Costertonia aggregata contains these coding sequences:
- a CDS encoding DUF4254 domain-containing protein: MFSEFAFKIFNESIERYHIKDDVYQSFENPYPKDDIAHLLYRKNWIDTVQWHYEDIIRDPNIEPVAALDLKRKIDASNQDRTDLVEYIDSYFLKKYQSVEILKDAMINTESPAWAIDRLSILALKIYHMNEEVTRNDASVEHLEKCKTKLAILLEQKKDLSTAIDQLLNDIESGKKYMKVYKQMKMYNDDELNPVLRKTQSPK; this comes from the coding sequence ATGTTCAGCGAGTTTGCCTTCAAAATCTTCAATGAAAGTATAGAGAGATATCATATTAAGGACGATGTGTATCAATCATTTGAAAATCCATATCCAAAAGACGATATTGCTCATTTGTTGTATCGAAAAAATTGGATAGATACCGTACAATGGCATTATGAGGATATCATACGAGATCCCAATATCGAGCCGGTGGCGGCATTGGACCTGAAGCGAAAGATTGATGCCAGCAATCAAGATAGAACGGATTTGGTGGAATATATAGACAGTTATTTTCTTAAAAAATACCAATCGGTCGAAATATTGAAGGACGCCATGATAAACACCGAAAGTCCGGCCTGGGCCATAGACCGGTTATCGATCTTGGCCTTAAAAATTTATCACATGAACGAGGAGGTAACCAGAAACGATGCCTCGGTCGAGCATTTGGAAAAATGTAAAACAAAACTAGCGATCTTATTGGAACAGAAAAAAGACCTTTCTACGGCAATCGACCAATTGTTGAACGATATCGAGTCAGGTAAAAAATATATGAAAGTGTACAAACAAATGAAGATGTACAATGATGATGAATTAAATCCCGTACTTCGAAAAACCCAGTCTCCGAAGTAA
- a CDS encoding DUF2461 domain-containing protein — MLQDKTLAFLTELKKNNTTEWFKDNQTDYKKSRADFENFVSDIISGLASIDGDIEKQDLQAKKCIKRINRDIRFSDDKSPYKTNYFANFNPNGRKSEHASYYLHLEPNNCFVGGGVYMPQTPTLNKFRKEIEHDLNEWESLLNSKSFKETYPNGIESPSELKTVPKGFDKESPAIAYLRMKGFYTMRKLTDKEITSENAVSKIIEYFGEVKPIIGFLNRAL; from the coding sequence ATGCTACAAGATAAAACACTTGCTTTTTTGACAGAGCTCAAAAAAAACAATACAACCGAATGGTTTAAAGACAACCAAACTGATTATAAGAAATCACGAGCAGATTTTGAAAATTTTGTATCTGACATTATAAGCGGACTTGCTTCCATAGATGGCGATATTGAAAAGCAAGATTTACAAGCCAAAAAATGTATTAAACGAATCAATCGAGATATTCGATTTTCAGATGACAAATCGCCTTATAAGACGAACTACTTTGCTAATTTCAATCCCAACGGACGGAAATCTGAACACGCAAGTTATTATCTACATTTAGAACCGAACAATTGTTTTGTGGGTGGCGGAGTTTATATGCCACAAACACCAACTTTGAACAAGTTTAGAAAAGAAATAGAACACGACCTCAATGAATGGGAATCGCTACTGAACTCAAAATCTTTTAAAGAAACATACCCAAACGGAATTGAATCGCCATCCGAATTAAAAACTGTACCGAAAGGATTTGACAAAGAAAGTCCTGCAATAGCATACTTACGAATGAAAGGGTTCTACACAATGCGGAAATTGACGGATAAGGAAATCACTTCTGAAAATGCAGTTTCAAAAATCATTGAATATTTTGGAGAAGTAAAACCTATAATAGGATTTTTAAATCGAGCGTTATGA
- a CDS encoding glycosyltransferase family 9 protein — MLEEDDIASSTVPSSGTGRPHILVIRLSAMGDVAMTVPVLMALVAKYPGLKVTVLTKAFFMPIFSQIHNVTVHSVDVKKSHKGLLGLYRLYKELKPLNIQAVADLHNVLRSNILKFFFQFSKTPFLQIDKGRAEKKALTSLKNKVFEPLKTTHQRYADVFGELGFPIDFKQPCTLSREHLPKSVSGIVGDDAGLKRIGIAPFAAFKGKMYPLHLMEKVLDRLNNSEKYQIILFGGGKEEQKQLEAWEDTFSNCINIVGKLSFADELSLISNLNGMLAMDSGNAHLAAMYGVPVITLWGVTHPYAGFAPFGQSNTNMLLSNREKYPLIPTSIYGNTMPNGYEKAIETISPDSIVSKIAFLLEHT, encoded by the coding sequence TTGTTAGAAGAAGACGATATAGCCAGCAGCACAGTTCCCTCTTCAGGGACTGGGAGGCCACATATATTGGTCATAAGATTATCCGCCATGGGAGACGTGGCCATGACCGTGCCGGTTCTCATGGCGCTTGTTGCAAAATACCCCGGGCTTAAGGTCACAGTGCTTACAAAGGCATTTTTTATGCCTATTTTCTCTCAGATACACAACGTAACGGTACACTCCGTTGATGTAAAAAAAAGCCATAAAGGGCTTTTGGGGCTGTACCGACTATACAAAGAACTTAAGCCGCTTAACATTCAAGCTGTGGCCGATTTGCATAATGTGCTGCGCAGCAATATCTTAAAATTTTTCTTTCAATTTTCGAAAACACCATTTTTACAGATAGATAAGGGCAGAGCAGAAAAAAAAGCGTTGACCTCGCTAAAGAACAAGGTATTTGAGCCATTGAAAACCACTCACCAAAGATATGCCGACGTTTTTGGGGAACTCGGTTTTCCAATCGATTTTAAACAACCCTGTACATTATCAAGGGAACATCTGCCGAAAAGCGTTAGTGGAATCGTGGGCGATGATGCAGGTCTTAAAAGAATAGGAATAGCACCGTTCGCAGCATTTAAGGGCAAAATGTATCCTCTGCACTTAATGGAAAAGGTACTTGATCGATTAAATAATTCCGAAAAATATCAGATCATACTCTTTGGTGGGGGAAAAGAGGAGCAAAAACAACTGGAAGCTTGGGAAGATACGTTTTCCAATTGTATCAATATTGTAGGGAAGCTGTCATTTGCCGATGAACTGTCACTTATTTCAAACTTAAATGGTATGCTCGCTATGGATAGCGGCAATGCCCACTTGGCCGCTATGTACGGCGTGCCCGTCATTACCCTTTGGGGCGTTACGCACCCGTATGCAGGTTTTGCACCATTTGGGCAGTCCAATACAAACATGTTGTTGTCCAACAGGGAAAAATATCCGCTCATTCCCACATCCATTTATGGGAATACAATGCCTAATGGATATGAAAAAGCTATCGAAACCATATCACCCGATAGTATTGTTTCTAAAATAGCATTCCTTTTGGAGCATACATAG
- the purD gene encoding phosphoribosylamine--glycine ligase produces MNILILGSGGREHTLAWKLYQSPKLDQLFVAPGNAGTASIAKNISISVNDFEAIKNTVLQENIHMVIVGPEDPLVNGVHDFFLNDEELKNIPVIGPQKAAATLEGSKGFAKEFMMRHNIPTAAYQSFKADTLEQGYAFLETLRAPYVLKADGLAAGKGVLILDNLQEAKNELKTMLVDAKFGNASTTVVIEEFLDGIELSAFVLTDGKGYKLLPTAKDYKRIGEGDTGLNTGGMGAISPVPFADKAFMDKIHEQIVKPTVEGLKIDNLPYKGFIFIGLIKVGDDAKVIEYNVRLGDPETEVVIPRIQNDLVEVLQAVANQTLDTIDLQIDERSATAVMAVSGGYPEAYKKGEKISGFEKVSGSLVFHAGTTRKEDAIVTNGGRVLAVTSYGESFQEALKKSYENIEKLHFDKMYYRTDIGFDL; encoded by the coding sequence ATGAATATCCTTATTTTAGGTTCCGGTGGCCGTGAACATACCTTGGCCTGGAAACTTTACCAAAGCCCAAAACTCGATCAGCTTTTCGTCGCCCCAGGGAATGCGGGTACCGCATCCATCGCAAAAAACATATCGATCAGCGTCAACGATTTTGAAGCCATAAAAAATACCGTGCTCCAAGAAAATATCCATATGGTCATCGTTGGTCCGGAAGACCCTTTAGTGAACGGCGTGCATGATTTTTTTCTAAACGATGAGGAGCTCAAGAACATTCCCGTCATAGGTCCCCAAAAAGCAGCGGCTACCTTGGAAGGGAGCAAGGGGTTTGCCAAGGAGTTTATGATGCGCCATAATATTCCCACGGCGGCTTACCAAAGTTTTAAAGCAGATACTTTGGAGCAAGGATATGCTTTTTTGGAAACACTTAGAGCGCCGTATGTACTAAAGGCGGATGGTTTGGCTGCCGGCAAAGGAGTCTTGATTCTTGACAATCTACAAGAGGCCAAAAATGAGCTGAAGACCATGTTGGTAGATGCTAAATTTGGTAACGCAAGCACAACGGTTGTCATCGAGGAGTTTTTGGACGGAATAGAACTCAGTGCTTTTGTGCTTACCGACGGAAAAGGTTATAAGCTACTCCCAACGGCGAAAGATTATAAACGTATCGGCGAAGGCGATACGGGCCTCAACACGGGCGGTATGGGGGCAATATCCCCTGTTCCTTTTGCCGATAAGGCGTTTATGGATAAAATACACGAGCAAATCGTTAAGCCTACCGTAGAAGGCCTTAAAATTGATAATTTGCCGTACAAGGGTTTTATTTTCATCGGCCTTATAAAAGTAGGGGACGATGCTAAGGTTATCGAATATAACGTGCGTTTGGGCGACCCGGAGACCGAAGTGGTTATCCCAAGAATACAAAACGATTTGGTAGAGGTGCTTCAAGCCGTAGCGAATCAAACTTTGGATACCATTGATTTACAAATAGATGAACGTTCGGCCACCGCCGTCATGGCCGTTTCGGGCGGTTATCCCGAGGCATATAAAAAAGGAGAGAAAATTTCAGGCTTTGAGAAGGTTTCCGGCTCATTGGTTTTTCACGCGGGAACAACTAGAAAAGAGGATGCCATAGTCACCAATGGGGGCCGCGTATTAGCGGTAACTTCTTATGGGGAAAGTTTTCAAGAGGCATTAAAAAAATCCTATGAAAATATAGAAAAACTACATTTTGACAAGATGTATTATCGAACCGATATCGGGTTTGACCTATAA
- a CDS encoding UDP-glucuronic acid decarboxylase family protein: MKKILITGAAGFLGSHLCDRFIAEGYYVIGMDNLITGDLRNIEHLFPLASFEFHHHDVSTFVHLPGTLDYILHFASPASPIDYLKIPIETLKVGSLGTLNLLGLAMDKKATILVASTSEVYGDPLVHPQNEEYYGNVSPVGPRGVYDEAKRFMEAITMAYHRHHGLDTRIVRIFNTYGSRMRLNDGRVVPAFMGQALRGEDLTVFGDGSQTRSFTYIDDQVEGIYRLLMSDYVEPVNIGNPDETTIKEFAEEIIKLTGTDQKIIYRPLPKDDPLQRQPDITRAKKVLGWEPKVKRAEGLKKVYGYFKSLSPEELQKKEHRDFSGKL, translated from the coding sequence ATGAAAAAAATACTTATAACAGGTGCAGCAGGATTTTTAGGGTCACATTTATGTGATCGATTTATTGCCGAGGGGTACTATGTCATCGGTATGGACAACCTTATTACGGGAGACCTCAGGAACATTGAGCATCTATTTCCTCTGGCCAGTTTTGAGTTTCATCACCATGATGTTTCCACATTTGTACATTTGCCCGGCACATTGGACTATATTTTGCACTTCGCCTCTCCTGCAAGTCCTATCGACTACTTGAAAATACCGATCGAAACCCTAAAAGTAGGTTCCTTGGGTACGTTGAATTTGTTAGGATTGGCGATGGACAAAAAAGCAACAATTCTTGTAGCCTCCACATCAGAGGTGTACGGGGACCCTTTGGTACACCCGCAAAACGAAGAATACTATGGTAATGTAAGCCCGGTCGGGCCGAGAGGGGTATATGATGAGGCCAAACGCTTTATGGAAGCCATTACCATGGCATACCATAGACATCATGGGTTGGATACCCGTATTGTTAGAATATTCAACACCTATGGCTCTCGCATGCGACTTAATGACGGGCGGGTAGTACCTGCTTTTATGGGACAAGCTTTACGAGGGGAGGACTTGACCGTTTTTGGGGACGGTTCGCAAACCAGGTCGTTTACATACATAGATGATCAGGTAGAAGGTATATATCGTCTGTTGATGAGCGACTATGTAGAGCCTGTGAACATAGGGAATCCCGATGAGACAACCATTAAGGAATTTGCTGAGGAAATTATCAAATTGACGGGAACGGATCAAAAGATAATTTACAGGCCCTTACCAAAAGATGACCCATTACAACGCCAACCGGATATTACCCGTGCAAAGAAAGTTTTGGGTTGGGAACCCAAGGTAAAGCGTGCCGAGGGGCTCAAAAAAGTATATGGGTATTTCAAATCCCTGTCCCCGGAAGAACTTCAAAAAAAAGAACACAGGGATTTTTCGGGAAAGCTATAG
- a CDS encoding SDR family NAD(P)-dependent oxidoreductase — translation MKLQNKVAAVFAANGAIAREVAIEMAKEGAIVYVSGRNLNEVESLSAEIIANGDFAKPFKVDATNENEIDNFLKQIVEEEGKLDIVFNGIGIRAKDGGYGQPSTQIPFETFMKPIQVHLGSQFLTSRIAAKYMQQTESKGTILLLTARLSRLKSPFMSGITAACTGIEGLTRTFATEFGMSGIKVICINPTAMPETRTIIETTIENAKTIGIPAEIMAEQMSNGGLLKRSLTTKDTGKVAAFLVSDAGAALNSHIVDVDFGTASVI, via the coding sequence ATGAAATTACAAAACAAAGTAGCAGCAGTATTTGCAGCCAATGGAGCGATAGCTCGGGAAGTGGCTATCGAAATGGCAAAAGAAGGTGCAATCGTTTATGTTTCGGGACGGAATTTAAACGAAGTGGAATCGCTTTCAGCAGAAATAATTGCCAATGGCGATTTTGCAAAACCCTTCAAGGTTGATGCAACAAACGAAAACGAGATAGACAACTTCCTAAAACAAATTGTTGAGGAGGAAGGAAAACTTGACATTGTTTTCAACGGTATCGGCATTCGAGCTAAAGATGGCGGTTATGGACAACCATCCACACAAATACCTTTCGAGACTTTTATGAAACCTATTCAAGTTCATTTAGGTTCGCAATTTCTTACATCACGAATCGCTGCAAAATATATGCAACAAACAGAATCCAAAGGCACAATTCTATTATTGACCGCAAGGCTTTCAAGACTTAAATCACCATTTATGTCAGGCATTACGGCAGCTTGCACAGGAATTGAAGGACTCACAAGAACCTTCGCTACAGAATTCGGTATGTCTGGTATCAAGGTTATTTGCATCAATCCCACAGCAATGCCAGAAACGAGAACAATCATAGAAACAACAATTGAAAACGCAAAAACGATTGGTATTCCAGCAGAAATTATGGCAGAGCAAATGTCAAATGGTGGACTTTTAAAGAGGTCATTGACCACAAAAGATACAGGAAAAGTAGCCGCATTCTTAGTTTCGGACGCTGGAGCTGCATTGAACAGTCATATCGTGGATGTGGATTTTGGAACAGCAAGTGTAATTTAA
- a CDS encoding RNA polymerase sigma factor: METENNNLKKALEGDIKAFQCLFAEFQPQLKSYLYRLLTDRNDTDDLTHDTFVKAFDKISTFKGNSAFKTWVFQIATNLAYDFLKKKKRWLPNAQDQAKSLAMSTEYIQQLFVMTNQTSNRGRYEVKEHIDFCFTCISKTLTLEEQIAIILKDIYYFSRTEIADILGKTEGVVKHLLFNARKTMIEIFDNRCALINKNGACHQCTELAGIYNPKQTKQEELMKIKMVKSSEKEPKEKLYQLRADLVAAIDPLNSEGADMQDIIMQCTRLAIDEIETIQN; this comes from the coding sequence ATGGAAACAGAAAATAATAACTTAAAAAAAGCTTTGGAAGGCGACATTAAAGCCTTCCAATGTCTATTTGCGGAATTTCAACCACAATTAAAATCATATTTGTATCGATTATTGACCGACCGAAACGATACTGATGATTTAACGCACGATACGTTTGTAAAGGCATTTGATAAAATATCGACTTTTAAAGGCAATTCAGCATTTAAAACGTGGGTGTTTCAAATCGCCACAAATCTTGCTTACGATTTTTTGAAAAAGAAAAAAAGATGGTTGCCCAATGCTCAAGACCAAGCAAAATCGTTGGCTATGTCAACCGAATACATTCAACAGCTTTTTGTAATGACCAATCAAACTTCTAATCGAGGTCGGTACGAAGTAAAAGAGCATATAGATTTTTGCTTTACCTGTATTTCCAAAACCTTGACATTAGAAGAGCAGATTGCCATTATCCTAAAAGATATATATTACTTTTCAAGAACAGAAATAGCAGATATTTTGGGCAAAACAGAAGGCGTAGTTAAGCATTTGCTATTCAATGCGCGTAAGACAATGATTGAAATTTTTGACAATCGCTGTGCCTTAATCAACAAAAATGGTGCTTGTCATCAATGTACAGAACTGGCAGGCATTTATAATCCAAAACAGACCAAACAAGAGGAATTGATGAAGATTAAAATGGTTAAGTCTTCAGAAAAAGAACCAAAAGAAAAACTATACCAATTACGAGCTGATCTGGTAGCGGCGATTGACCCTTTAAATAGTGAAGGAGCAGATATGCAAGATATTATAATGCAATGCACAAGATTGGCAATAGATGAAATAGAAACCATTCAAAACTAA
- a CDS encoding DoxX family protein produces MKSILNLGKWLFILPFAVFGFLHFGPTEFTIDYIPDYLPFKVFWIYFSGVCLIAFAVAAAFKKFDKLASVLLALELILFVFIIHIPKAMEGDFVQFIGIFRDTAMAGAALMYAKYVATDERFV; encoded by the coding sequence ATGAAATCAATATTAAATTTAGGAAAATGGTTGTTCATCTTACCATTCGCAGTTTTTGGGTTCTTACATTTTGGCCCTACAGAATTCACGATAGATTATATTCCAGATTATTTACCATTTAAGGTTTTTTGGATTTACTTTTCAGGTGTCTGTCTCATTGCGTTCGCAGTAGCTGCGGCTTTCAAGAAATTCGATAAATTAGCATCTGTGCTCTTAGCATTGGAACTTATACTTTTCGTATTCATAATCCATATACCAAAAGCAATGGAAGGCGACTTTGTTCAGTTTATCGGAATATTCCGAGATACGGCAATGGCTGGTGCTGCCTTGATGTATGCAAAATATGTCGCAACAGACGAACGCTTTGTTTAA
- the arsS gene encoding arsenosugar biosynthesis radical SAM (seleno)protein ArsS (Some members of this family are selenoproteins.), with translation MATKSLKAKGNELAQSNRQLDILNGGVFADGELPYFKDKINEIGHFPLRPKKLEILQINVGYMCNQVCEHCHVDAGPDRKEIMTRETMQQCLAVIKNTGAHTLDLTGGAPEMNPDFEWFVEEAAKAGIKDFIVRSNLTIIRANKKYYHLPDFFKKHNVHVISSMPHYTRGKTDKQRGDGVFDKSIKALQELNARGYGMPGSDLRLDLVYNPSGAYLPGDQMAMEKDFKKALDEDFGIQFHNLFAITNLPIARFLDYLIASENYEDYMYALVEAYNPSAVANVMCTNTISISWDGWLYDCDFNQMLDLKVASKVKHIKDYNEDLLNDRNIIISQHCYGCTAGAGSSCQGTVA, from the coding sequence ATGGCTACGAAATCATTAAAGGCAAAGGGTAATGAGCTGGCCCAAAGTAACCGACAGCTCGATATTTTAAACGGAGGCGTCTTTGCCGACGGGGAGCTCCCTTATTTTAAGGACAAGATCAATGAAATAGGGCATTTTCCGTTGCGCCCCAAGAAATTGGAAATCCTTCAAATCAACGTGGGGTATATGTGTAACCAAGTTTGTGAACATTGCCATGTGGATGCGGGTCCGGACCGAAAGGAAATCATGACCCGTGAAACCATGCAACAATGCTTGGCAGTCATTAAGAACACCGGAGCGCATACGCTTGATCTCACGGGCGGTGCACCAGAGATGAACCCTGATTTTGAATGGTTCGTAGAAGAAGCGGCCAAGGCGGGCATCAAGGATTTTATCGTGCGTTCGAACTTGACCATCATACGGGCCAATAAAAAATATTATCACTTGCCGGATTTCTTTAAAAAACACAACGTGCACGTCATCTCATCCATGCCGCACTACACCCGTGGAAAAACGGATAAGCAGCGCGGTGACGGTGTTTTTGACAAGTCCATCAAAGCCTTGCAAGAGTTGAATGCACGTGGTTATGGCATGCCTGGCAGCGATTTACGATTGGATTTGGTGTACAACCCCTCAGGGGCGTACTTACCAGGTGACCAAATGGCTATGGAAAAGGACTTTAAAAAGGCTCTGGACGAAGATTTTGGGATTCAGTTTCACAATCTTTTCGCCATAACCAATTTACCTATTGCCCGTTTTCTGGATTACCTGATTGCATCCGAAAATTATGAGGACTATATGTATGCGTTGGTCGAGGCATACAATCCGTCGGCAGTGGCCAATGTCATGTGTACCAACACCATTTCCATTAGTTGGGACGGCTGGCTGTACGATTGTGACTTTAACCAAATGCTGGATCTTAAAGTGGCCAGTAAGGTAAAACACATAAAAGATTATAATGAAGATTTATTAAACGATAGAAATATTATCATCTCCCAGCATTGCTATGGGTGTACCGCTGGGGCGGGGAGTAGTTGCCAAGGGACAGTTGCGTAG
- a CDS encoding DUF6341 family protein has translation MKAFFEAIEDLFVNGLFLPLDFLRSMESWWAANGFNWLFVVIGFIAFGYWMLQLKKYNDNDEEDKSITAHQYL, from the coding sequence ATGAAGGCATTTTTTGAAGCGATAGAGGATTTATTTGTAAACGGACTTTTTTTACCATTGGATTTTTTACGCTCTATGGAGAGTTGGTGGGCCGCCAATGGCTTTAATTGGTTGTTCGTTGTCATTGGCTTCATCGCTTTTGGCTACTGGATGTTACAATTGAAGAAATATAACGATAACGACGAAGAGGACAAGAGCATTACCGCCCATCAATACCTATAA
- a CDS encoding arsenosugar biosynthesis-associated peroxidase-like protein translates to MADTYYNPKDLRKFGKITEWSEELGTKFFDYYGKVFEEGALSAREKSLIALAVSHVVKCPYCIDAYTKDGLQKGVTKEEMMEAVHVGAAIESGATLVHGVQMMNKYDKLSM, encoded by the coding sequence ATGGCAGATACGTATTACAATCCGAAAGATTTGCGAAAATTTGGAAAAATTACCGAGTGGAGTGAAGAACTGGGTACTAAGTTTTTTGATTATTACGGTAAGGTTTTCGAAGAAGGCGCACTAAGTGCAAGGGAGAAGTCCTTAATTGCATTGGCGGTTTCCCATGTGGTAAAATGCCCCTATTGCATAGACGCCTACACGAAAGACGGTTTGCAAAAAGGTGTTACCAAAGAAGAAATGATGGAAGCGGTACATGTTGGAGCAGCGATTGAAAGCGGCGCAACTTTAGTGCACGGTGTGCAGATGATGAACAAATACGATAAATTGTCGATGTAA
- a CDS encoding DUF6427 family protein, whose product MISSIFGKTKPINHIIVLSFLFLFYWMVNFFVFGKTYTPNELFPQTLVLGILTFSFFVVNFIVKRNKITGQNSFAIVLYTMLIVVFPEVLVDNNAILCNFFLLLGLRRLISIKSLKNIKLKIFDATLWICVASLFYDMALIFILLVFIAIYFYEPKNIRNWMVPFIGVFTVLMIVWALLILAGQEGFLMAHYTFSFEFDKGYFLNLQNSAKLIIYAVIVFVASLFTFIRMGKAGIGRIATMRLIVLFFILGILLKVLKTSSGTYPIIITFFPAVVFFTNYIEAIKKPNIKEVVLILSIVIPFIIFFSGLAMR is encoded by the coding sequence ATGATTTCGAGCATTTTTGGAAAAACGAAGCCCATAAACCACATCATTGTTCTTTCGTTCCTGTTCCTGTTCTATTGGATGGTAAACTTTTTTGTATTTGGCAAGACCTATACCCCCAATGAACTTTTTCCACAAACACTTGTTCTTGGTATTTTAACATTCAGTTTTTTTGTGGTCAATTTTATCGTTAAGCGCAACAAGATCACAGGTCAAAATTCGTTTGCCATAGTTCTGTATACCATGCTTATCGTTGTTTTTCCTGAAGTACTGGTAGACAACAACGCCATACTTTGTAATTTCTTCCTGTTGTTGGGCTTAAGAAGGCTGATCAGTATCAAATCCCTAAAAAATATAAAGCTTAAAATTTTTGATGCTACGCTTTGGATATGTGTGGCCAGTCTTTTTTATGATATGGCACTGATATTCATACTATTGGTATTTATCGCCATTTATTTTTACGAACCAAAGAATATCAGAAACTGGATGGTACCCTTTATTGGCGTGTTCACGGTTTTAATGATAGTATGGGCCTTGCTTATCCTTGCGGGCCAAGAAGGTTTTTTGATGGCACATTACACGTTTTCCTTTGAATTTGATAAAGGCTACTTTTTAAATCTGCAAAATAGTGCCAAGCTTATTATATATGCCGTTATCGTATTTGTGGCCAGCCTTTTTACTTTTATAAGAATGGGTAAAGCGGGCATAGGTAGGATTGCGACCATGCGTTTGATCGTACTGTTTTTTATCTTGGGGATTTTGTTAAAAGTATTAAAGACCTCTTCGGGAACCTACCCTATCATCATCACCTTTTTTCCGGCGGTCGTGTTTTTTACAAACTATATCGAAGCCATAAAAAAACCCAACATCAAGGAAGTCGTACTCATTTTGTCCATCGTAATTCCGTTTATCATATTCTTCTCGGGATTGGCGATGCGATAA
- a CDS encoding TetR/AcrR family transcriptional regulator, producing MEKSLKRMATLQRMLNTGLELFYKNGFYNTSVDDILKKLSLSKGAFYYHFESKEDFFRQITQNLIVKKVYSMLIEPIESHENTLILLEDCFDNALETAVHNEMDFGFVLSNFINEFNGKNPEIMKYLNDILKVWEVNLISAIQRGKFNGHIDRHVDAEGVALFLMSSFMGIRTLMVETAPSARKYRFMAQIRQYFKAIEAKPINI from the coding sequence ATGGAAAAAAGCTTGAAACGCATGGCTACCTTGCAACGTATGTTGAATACCGGACTGGAACTATTTTACAAAAATGGTTTCTACAACACCAGTGTTGACGATATCCTGAAAAAGCTTTCCCTTTCCAAAGGGGCCTTTTACTACCATTTTGAGTCCAAAGAGGATTTTTTCAGACAGATTACCCAAAACCTGATCGTCAAAAAGGTATACAGTATGCTCATAGAGCCTATTGAAAGTCACGAAAACACATTGATATTGTTGGAGGACTGTTTTGATAATGCCCTGGAAACCGCCGTGCATAACGAAATGGATTTTGGTTTTGTACTCAGTAATTTTATTAATGAGTTTAATGGCAAAAATCCGGAAATCATGAAATACCTCAACGATATTCTAAAAGTTTGGGAAGTGAACTTGATATCGGCCATACAACGCGGTAAGTTCAATGGTCATATTGATAGGCATGTAGATGCCGAAGGTGTAGCCTTGTTCTTAATGAGTTCCTTTATGGGCATTCGCACGCTTATGGTCGAAACGGCTCCCAGCGCCAGAAAATATCGATTTATGGCACAGATACGACAGTACTTTAAGGCTATCGAGGCCAAACCCATAAATATCTAA